From a region of the Salinispira pacifica genome:
- a CDS encoding PQQ-binding-like beta-propeller repeat protein has translation MSRQHMQGTRSRRHIPESQRHTSGILSAVSLRLLLLILAAGLVLASCSGRREWIEFRGNQGIGKAETAINPPIAVKWKLLLQKQEGDRRLFNQPLVLDSTIYFGSADGNFYSLDLNSGYMNWTFRSGGPINSVAYADDEQVYFGSSDGNIYALDRETGEEAWRFAARGQVNSTVIPYKNMIVAAADADAMYFLDRQGNLQFSLDNQVWHRNSFQIFNDILAFAPGSPQDPYNLTVYDLETEQYLWSLDESLDQYYWYSFPGVKNDRLFFSVTGLPPGRGWEHYFGAIGLHSGELLWERTEPAVLPGAGDPQLAVDYLLKNSLLLDYAAPVVWRNQVIYAMGDLQLRSFHAASGELRWKRSYERPVSTAPTLAGDRLYFGLEADPATNTGTLVCASPRDGSIHWTMEIQGSILNSPVIAGPWIIFGSDEGYFYVLEEVFP, from the coding sequence ATGAGCAGACAGCACATGCAGGGAACCCGAAGCCGACGGCACATACCAGAAAGCCAGCGGCACACATCAGGCATACTCTCCGCCGTTTCACTGCGCCTGCTCCTGCTCATTCTGGCCGCCGGGCTTGTCCTTGCCTCCTGTTCCGGACGGAGAGAGTGGATAGAGTTCCGGGGAAATCAGGGCATCGGAAAGGCTGAAACCGCCATCAACCCTCCCATTGCAGTCAAATGGAAGCTGCTGCTCCAGAAACAGGAGGGAGACCGGCGGCTGTTCAACCAGCCCCTGGTTCTGGACAGCACCATTTACTTCGGCTCCGCAGACGGAAACTTTTACTCCCTGGATCTGAACAGCGGATACATGAACTGGACGTTCCGCAGCGGCGGCCCCATCAACTCGGTGGCCTATGCGGACGATGAACAGGTGTATTTCGGCTCAAGCGACGGCAACATATATGCGCTGGACCGGGAAACCGGCGAAGAAGCATGGCGCTTTGCCGCCAGGGGCCAGGTCAATTCCACGGTGATCCCCTACAAGAATATGATCGTTGCCGCCGCAGATGCCGATGCCATGTACTTCCTGGACCGGCAGGGAAATTTGCAGTTCTCCCTGGATAACCAGGTGTGGCACAGAAATTCGTTCCAGATTTTCAATGATATTCTTGCCTTTGCCCCGGGAAGCCCCCAGGATCCCTACAATCTCACAGTGTACGATCTGGAGACAGAGCAATACCTCTGGAGCCTGGATGAAAGTCTGGATCAGTACTACTGGTACAGTTTTCCCGGAGTCAAAAACGACCGGCTCTTCTTTTCGGTCACCGGACTTCCCCCGGGAAGGGGCTGGGAGCATTATTTCGGCGCCATCGGACTCCACAGCGGCGAACTTCTCTGGGAACGTACCGAGCCCGCCGTCCTGCCCGGAGCCGGGGATCCACAGCTTGCGGTGGACTATCTGCTGAAAAACAGTCTTCTTCTGGACTATGCGGCACCGGTGGTTTGGCGGAATCAGGTGATATATGCAATGGGTGACCTGCAGCTGCGCTCCTTCCACGCCGCCAGTGGTGAACTGCGCTGGAAAAGATCCTATGAGCGTCCGGTTTCCACCGCCCCCACCCTGGCCGGCGACCGCCTCTATTTCGGGCTTGAGGCTGATCCGGCAACCAACACCGGTACGCTGGTGTGCGCATCCCCCCGGGACGGAAGCATCCACTGGACCATGGAAATTCAGGGAAGCATACTCAATTCGCCGGTAATCGCAGGGCCCTGGATTATTTTCGGATCGGATGAAGGATACTTCTACGTTCTGGAAGAGGTGTTTCCCTGA
- a CDS encoding Hachiman antiphage defense system protein HamA has protein sequence MKKTIIDLLYPYSGPSPIVDVEVYSIPQKCNVYLVDLLSGELSQCYISGTKLQTQQLRTGLSIREILKSVFPDRGSVMAGDFGEIFTLNYLSDYAHSEVHKVYKWRYKQDRNKPAPHTDVIVIFRDSDDTASANDYVLSAEAKVKSTNGNFSPIEASIEGAANDKTGRLARTLVWLKEQAIKHENKETIEYISRFTDQLLETSFKKKYRAVSLIDMNYIGQELAKDICVPEISDDFRVIAFGIHNLKQLYEETYSSPVEQDLHE, from the coding sequence ATGAAAAAAACTATAATTGATCTACTCTACCCCTATTCTGGTCCATCTCCAATAGTTGATGTTGAAGTATATTCTATCCCCCAAAAATGTAATGTTTATTTGGTGGATTTGCTGTCTGGTGAGCTGTCTCAATGCTATATATCAGGCACCAAATTACAGACACAGCAATTACGTACTGGTTTGTCAATAAGAGAAATTCTGAAGAGTGTTTTCCCTGATAGAGGTAGCGTAATGGCAGGTGATTTCGGTGAAATTTTTACGCTCAATTACTTATCTGATTATGCCCATTCAGAAGTTCATAAAGTATATAAATGGAGATACAAGCAAGATAGAAATAAACCTGCTCCGCATACAGATGTTATTGTAATATTTCGAGACTCTGATGATACTGCTTCAGCTAATGACTATGTACTAAGCGCGGAAGCCAAAGTTAAGTCGACTAATGGAAATTTTTCACCAATTGAGGCCTCAATTGAAGGAGCAGCAAATGATAAAACAGGAAGATTGGCGCGAACTCTTGTTTGGTTGAAGGAACAAGCAATAAAGCATGAAAATAAAGAAACCATAGAGTATATATCTCGATTCACAGATCAGCTTTTAGAGACGAGTTTTAAAAAGAAGTATCGCGCTGTATCACTCATAGACATGAATTATATTGGACAAGAATTAGCTAAAGATATTTGTGTGCCAGAAATATCAGATGATTTCAGGGTTATAGCATTTGGTATTCACAATTTAAAACAACTTTATGAAGAAACATATAGCTCGCCTGTAGAGCAGGATTTGCATGAGTAA
- a CDS encoding transcriptional regulator: MNYNLMTDEEIIRDLAGEIDRIRIGHHMKEAEIEESAGISRKTFYNFKQGSTGTSLKNLIRLLRAMGELDRLKLMFPESGSYSPRVNSEVELPKRVRDKQKTDGDFHWGDEK; encoded by the coding sequence ATGAATTATAACCTTATGACTGATGAGGAAATCATTCGCGATCTTGCCGGCGAGATTGATAGAATCCGCATCGGGCATCACATGAAAGAAGCGGAGATCGAGGAGTCCGCAGGTATCAGTCGGAAAACCTTCTATAACTTTAAACAGGGATCCACGGGTACAAGCCTGAAGAATCTCATACGTCTCCTGCGAGCCATGGGGGAGCTTGACCGGCTTAAATTGATGTTTCCGGAATCCGGATCCTACAGTCCCAGGGTAAACAGCGAGGTCGAGTTGCCGAAGCGTGTCCGGGATAAACAGAAGACTGACGGTGACTTTCACTGGGGAGATGAAAAATGA
- a CDS encoding WD40 repeat domain-containing protein has product MPVLFIVSLSALNAQPSDFIQTVQRETLPQEQMLSSGVYSPFGNYFGVISRNNRVRMYDSSHRLLWTYRGRGHHGTAPALSISRSEKFTFFPGYGSESAIAMVSTSDGELIRLFNGHSSEVRSLILTPDNSYLISFAPGELFLWRQNGTGYTLAHKLNTGELRISSMAVSPDGNTLVLGNSSDYINLYRIDAENHRLVPRGELRPNSYFSNTGYLNGLAFSPDGQWLAAGVREEITIYRREETGYEPFQIISELDDGYVYSLAFAPDGESFFAGFGGGTVGIWKPGTFFNSEDAGDNGRENQPEAMGEKEPEEGWKYQSGFSTGQEYIAGLAFHPMGQSLATVSISQNGVVLWALEGSSPGEPGTLAQLLRLHSGAPRPGDAQLEVITRASAGELLARLGGKPGDDALAPRGMFETAEAYRLRRLQGAERAFDLVMELIRERFQAREEGGESGGMLFPLQGRGVYDADGTLYTLPVAGAEAGVHMAPGEAEQLYMNWQDAAVRARPSRENGYEWLLLHPVQNREYPIIFERDPILGISSKGDTRTIPRLSIDERMFMENIQASPVFPVLYRSYARQPVVTMEISNKWDRPVQNLSVQAGIEGYAPPAE; this is encoded by the coding sequence TTGCCTGTTCTATTCATCGTCTCTCTTTCTGCGCTGAACGCCCAGCCTTCGGATTTCATTCAAACGGTTCAGCGTGAAACCCTGCCCCAGGAACAGATGCTCAGCAGCGGCGTGTACTCTCCCTTCGGAAATTACTTCGGTGTAATCAGCAGAAATAACCGGGTGAGAATGTACGATTCCAGCCACCGGCTGCTCTGGACATACCGCGGACGGGGACATCATGGTACGGCCCCTGCCCTTTCAATCAGCAGGAGTGAAAAGTTCACGTTTTTTCCCGGCTACGGCTCGGAATCGGCCATCGCCATGGTTTCCACTTCAGACGGCGAGCTGATCCGGCTATTCAACGGCCACAGTAGCGAGGTCCGTTCTCTCATCCTCACGCCGGATAACTCCTACCTCATCAGTTTTGCCCCGGGAGAACTCTTTCTCTGGAGACAAAACGGGACGGGCTACACCCTGGCTCACAAGCTGAATACCGGAGAGCTGCGGATCAGCAGCATGGCGGTATCTCCCGACGGGAACACACTCGTCCTGGGCAACAGCAGCGATTATATCAACCTCTACCGGATTGACGCCGAAAACCACAGACTGGTGCCCCGGGGCGAACTCCGCCCCAACAGCTATTTTTCCAATACCGGGTATCTCAACGGCCTTGCATTCTCCCCCGACGGTCAGTGGCTGGCAGCCGGTGTAAGGGAAGAGATCACCATCTACCGGCGGGAAGAGACCGGATATGAGCCGTTCCAGATCATTTCCGAACTAGACGACGGATATGTCTATTCCCTGGCGTTTGCTCCCGACGGAGAAAGCTTTTTTGCCGGATTCGGCGGAGGTACGGTGGGCATCTGGAAGCCGGGAACTTTTTTCAACTCAGAGGATGCCGGAGATAATGGCCGGGAGAACCAGCCAGAAGCGATGGGGGAAAAGGAACCGGAAGAAGGCTGGAAATATCAGTCCGGGTTTTCCACCGGACAGGAATATATTGCAGGTCTGGCATTTCATCCCATGGGGCAGAGTCTGGCAACGGTGAGCATCTCACAAAACGGCGTGGTTCTGTGGGCACTGGAAGGCAGTTCCCCGGGCGAACCGGGAACCCTGGCACAGCTGCTGAGGCTCCACAGCGGAGCCCCGCGGCCCGGAGACGCCCAGCTTGAGGTTATTACCCGGGCGAGTGCCGGTGAGCTGCTCGCCCGCCTGGGGGGCAAGCCGGGGGATGACGCTCTGGCACCCCGGGGGATGTTTGAGACCGCAGAAGCCTATCGGCTCCGGCGCTTGCAAGGGGCGGAGAGGGCCTTTGACCTGGTCATGGAACTCATACGTGAGCGCTTCCAGGCCCGGGAAGAGGGTGGAGAAAGCGGCGGCATGCTGTTTCCCCTCCAGGGACGGGGGGTCTATGATGCCGACGGCACGCTCTACACTCTGCCGGTAGCAGGCGCAGAGGCAGGAGTTCACATGGCGCCGGGGGAGGCGGAGCAGCTGTATATGAACTGGCAGGATGCGGCGGTTCGGGCCAGACCTTCCCGGGAAAACGGATATGAGTGGCTGCTTCTCCATCCGGTTCAGAACAGGGAATATCCGATCATTTTTGAACGGGATCCCATCCTGGGAATCTCCTCAAAGGGTGATACCCGCACTATTCCCCGGCTCTCAATTGACGAGAGAATGTTCATGGAAAACATCCAGGCGTCTCCGGTTTTTCCAGTACTATACCGGAGCTATGCCCGGCAGCCGGTTGTGACAATGGAAATATCAAACAAATGGGACCGCCCCGTCCAGAACCTGAGTGTTCAGGCAGGAATTGAAGGCTACGCCCCGCCGGCGGAATAA
- a CDS encoding type II toxin-antitoxin system HipA family toxin, with product MRGTVDVQLWGTKVGSLGYAPGQTRIATFEYEPEFMESRIQIAPVHLTYPPARFSFSGIGFNSFQGVPGFIADSLPDKFGSQLIDIYMAEKNIPASEVTTLDRLSYIADRGMGALEYKPGETLPLQRSALDVQQLSELAERVQQRQSTLHGNLLSTDDRAAALTMIRIGSSAGGARSKALVAKSRTGKLLDGTVNHGPHYTYWLLKFDSSSNQDKEGADPRGMPVLEYIYSLIARKAGIEMPRTELIDDSKDRHFLIERFDRIIRNGTLDKLHYVSWAGLDHADRDGTHSYEQLILLIRKLKLGHGAETEIFRRAVFNVIGRNQDDHTKNTGFLMDRSGKWRLSPAFDLTYAYDPGGKFTRNHQCRLNRKNHDFLYEDLLQFGRYCNLSERKSREIIGRVGEAFSRFHQLARDYQLSGNLRDTVESNLRLGLLLKKG from the coding sequence ATGAGGGGAACCGTTGATGTTCAACTTTGGGGTACCAAGGTCGGTTCTCTTGGATATGCTCCGGGACAAACCCGCATAGCTACTTTTGAATACGAACCGGAGTTTATGGAATCCCGCATTCAAATCGCTCCTGTTCATCTTACGTATCCTCCTGCCCGCTTTTCTTTCAGCGGAATTGGTTTCAACTCATTCCAGGGTGTTCCAGGCTTTATTGCGGATTCACTGCCGGATAAATTCGGCAGCCAATTGATCGACATCTATATGGCCGAAAAAAATATACCGGCATCTGAGGTTACCACGCTGGACAGGCTTAGCTATATAGCGGATCGCGGAATGGGGGCCCTGGAATATAAGCCGGGGGAGACTCTTCCTCTGCAGCGTTCGGCACTTGATGTCCAGCAACTTTCGGAATTGGCCGAGCGTGTGCAGCAACGTCAATCAACATTGCATGGAAACCTGCTCTCCACAGATGACCGGGCTGCTGCGCTGACTATGATTCGAATAGGATCCAGTGCGGGAGGCGCCCGCTCAAAAGCCCTTGTTGCGAAATCACGTACAGGGAAGCTATTGGATGGTACGGTAAACCATGGACCTCATTACACGTACTGGCTTCTGAAATTCGATTCAAGTTCCAATCAGGATAAGGAGGGAGCAGATCCCAGGGGTATGCCCGTCCTTGAATATATTTACAGCCTGATTGCCCGCAAAGCGGGTATCGAGATGCCGAGGACTGAACTGATTGATGATTCCAAAGACCGCCATTTTTTGATAGAGCGCTTTGATCGAATAATCAGAAACGGAACACTAGATAAGCTGCATTATGTTTCATGGGCGGGATTGGACCATGCGGACCGTGATGGAACACACTCATATGAACAATTAATATTGCTCATACGGAAGTTGAAGCTTGGGCATGGTGCAGAAACGGAGATCTTCAGGCGGGCTGTTTTTAATGTTATTGGAAGGAACCAGGATGATCACACCAAGAATACCGGTTTTCTTATGGATCGGTCCGGGAAATGGCGCCTTTCCCCGGCTTTCGATCTGACGTATGCATACGATCCCGGAGGTAAATTCACTCGTAATCATCAGTGCCGGCTGAACAGGAAAAATCATGATTTCCTTTACGAAGATCTACTGCAATTTGGCCGGTATTGTAATCTCAGCGAAAGGAAGAGCCGGGAGATAATCGGCCGGGTGGGCGAAGCCTTTTCCCGGTTCCACCAATTGGCAAGGGACTATCAATTATCCGGAAATTTGCGGGATACGGTGGAATCTAACCTGCGATTGGGATTACTTTTAAAAAAAGGATAG
- a CDS encoding DEAD/DEAH box helicase — MSKLLRNLMAEIESWESATEFGISESEWADYQVKKRSDDLYIALISMIFDQLNGRVDSASSVPLIDLAKALLVYSKSTAAKYITGVERDLNLLYCASVFYIAGYSATATYLVGYISKTDSLSEEEQIIVNFLNRDLDIDGTWYEKLNSHLEYSNPNALDELLLEFQANKKRGLETDPRLFIASSFMAEIISQFKKQSLVTTLVRNSSGFNYEKWAPLLSNHGSTFKLWELFPSQIKMLDSGVLYTENTIYSMQMPTSSGKTSLTEIIIYNEVKILNRRVLFLVPFRALASEIAIGITKRLSAAQVRVVASYGGNLPTKVQGLTLEDSDVLIITPEKFIALSQFEPGIGSGFDTIICDEGHLIDDNNRGFQYELLLTRLIKAENASKKVIFMSAILPNVNDIHKWLGGSSRTLVESHYKPVESDFAFIRRQDDRSWALDFNTIYERPKSYFILNFLTKEDFRYKNLATNRYRLLGNYSTNTSLACAVALKARKTGPVAVFTTMKGSNGINGLADTMINFHNLNVNIVSKPIDNTSKKLTLLCRYIELHFGSEYRLSKLLKFGIGFHHGDLPQEIRREIEDAIQSGIIQVLLCTSTLAEGVNLPIRTLIVHTIRRYDGNRLSPINNRNIKNIIGRVGRAGKETKGRIIVVNDNERNILENVFREQNMEPAKGALFKLVDIINTAINDFEIELNNDLLEAQDNSFLATLDRIDIALIEIMPMEMLNEGVEQFVDELVEKTLAYQFCSTIELQQRIKQIFNLRINYFHDTVPVEQRIGVKNSGSSPRFWSLVRDIEIDKNPIWRELDEVFSEEWMDEIIGSILDLTVMQLENESFIIRKVIESWMSGCTYYEIAEVINEDIETALKILSKDIGYSLLEALNRLIVLVSEIHEDMQVSEIAMNWGNLLQYGLGSLQQLDLFNFGASDRLAVWSISRFIEINDISYRGAELIQEIRIQSSSLIAFLSNDSRVPQLSINRIRAEIGF; from the coding sequence ATGAGTAAACTCTTACGAAACTTAATGGCTGAAATTGAATCGTGGGAGAGTGCAACTGAGTTTGGTATATCAGAGAGTGAGTGGGCAGATTATCAGGTAAAAAAAAGAAGTGATGATTTATATATTGCATTGATTTCAATGATCTTTGATCAGTTAAATGGCCGAGTGGATAGCGCTTCTTCAGTCCCGTTAATTGATCTTGCGAAAGCATTGCTTGTATATTCAAAAAGCACTGCCGCAAAGTATATCACCGGTGTAGAGAGAGATTTGAATTTACTTTATTGTGCATCGGTGTTTTACATTGCGGGATATTCAGCTACCGCAACATATTTAGTTGGCTATATATCAAAGACTGATTCCCTAAGTGAGGAAGAACAAATTATTGTCAATTTTCTAAATCGCGACTTAGATATTGACGGGACTTGGTATGAGAAGCTTAATAGCCATCTAGAATATTCAAATCCAAATGCATTAGATGAGCTACTACTCGAATTTCAAGCGAATAAAAAACGAGGCTTGGAAACAGACCCAAGGCTATTCATTGCCTCAAGTTTTATGGCAGAAATTATAAGTCAATTTAAGAAACAATCATTGGTAACAACCTTAGTTCGAAATAGTTCAGGTTTCAATTATGAGAAGTGGGCGCCACTATTAAGTAATCATGGATCGACATTCAAATTATGGGAGTTGTTTCCATCCCAAATTAAAATGCTGGATAGTGGCGTCTTATATACTGAAAATACTATTTATAGCATGCAAATGCCCACATCTTCCGGTAAAACTTCTTTAACTGAGATTATTATTTATAACGAAGTCAAAATACTAAATAGAAGAGTTCTTTTTTTGGTCCCCTTTAGAGCACTTGCTTCTGAAATTGCAATTGGAATTACTAAGCGGTTAAGTGCTGCACAAGTGAGGGTTGTTGCAAGTTACGGTGGAAATTTGCCAACAAAAGTACAAGGACTTACGCTTGAAGATTCGGATGTCCTTATTATTACACCTGAGAAATTCATTGCTTTATCCCAGTTCGAGCCAGGCATCGGGAGCGGCTTTGATACAATAATTTGTGATGAAGGTCACTTGATTGATGATAATAATCGAGGGTTCCAATATGAATTACTCCTAACCAGATTAATTAAAGCAGAAAATGCATCTAAGAAGGTGATTTTCATGTCGGCTATCTTACCAAATGTTAATGATATCCATAAATGGTTAGGTGGAAGCTCACGCACATTAGTCGAATCTCATTATAAACCTGTCGAGTCTGATTTTGCATTTATCCGGAGACAAGATGACCGTTCTTGGGCATTGGATTTTAATACTATATATGAAAGACCTAAAAGCTATTTCATACTTAATTTTTTAACAAAAGAAGATTTCAGGTATAAGAACCTCGCTACAAATAGATATAGACTACTTGGGAACTATTCAACAAATACTAGCTTGGCATGCGCTGTAGCGCTAAAGGCAAGGAAAACTGGACCAGTTGCTGTTTTTACGACTATGAAAGGGAGCAATGGGATTAATGGACTAGCCGATACCATGATAAATTTTCATAATCTTAATGTGAATATTGTATCTAAGCCAATTGATAATACATCGAAAAAACTTACTTTGCTATGCCGCTATATAGAATTGCATTTTGGCAGCGAATATCGACTCTCTAAATTATTGAAGTTTGGAATTGGTTTTCATCATGGTGATCTGCCTCAGGAGATCCGTAGGGAAATTGAGGACGCTATACAATCCGGTATTATTCAAGTGTTACTTTGTACAAGTACGTTGGCAGAAGGGGTGAACTTGCCTATACGGACCTTAATCGTACATACCATAAGGCGGTACGATGGGAATCGTCTTTCACCCATTAATAACAGGAATATTAAGAATATTATTGGGAGAGTTGGTAGAGCAGGAAAGGAGACGAAGGGTAGGATAATTGTTGTAAACGATAACGAGCGCAATATTTTAGAAAATGTCTTCCGAGAACAGAATATGGAGCCTGCAAAAGGAGCTCTTTTTAAGCTAGTGGATATCATTAACACAGCAATAAACGACTTCGAAATCGAACTTAATAATGATTTATTAGAGGCACAAGACAACAGTTTTCTAGCTACGTTAGATCGAATTGATATTGCATTAATCGAAATAATGCCGATGGAAATGCTTAATGAGGGAGTAGAGCAATTTGTGGATGAGCTTGTCGAGAAAACACTCGCTTATCAATTTTGTTCGACAATCGAACTTCAACAGAGAATAAAGCAAATTTTCAATTTGAGAATAAACTATTTTCATGACACAGTGCCTGTGGAGCAACGAATAGGAGTAAAAAATAGTGGTTCTTCACCTCGATTCTGGAGCCTTGTTAGGGATATAGAGATTGATAAAAATCCAATCTGGAGGGAACTGGATGAAGTTTTTTCTGAAGAATGGATGGATGAAATAATCGGTAGCATCCTTGATCTGACGGTTATGCAACTTGAAAATGAATCATTTATAATCCGTAAAGTGATTGAAAGCTGGATGTCTGGTTGTACCTATTATGAGATTGCTGAGGTAATCAACGAGGATATAGAAACCGCGCTTAAGATTCTCAGTAAAGATATCGGCTATTCGTTATTGGAAGCTCTGAATAGGCTTATTGTTTTAGTCTCGGAGATTCATGAGGATATGCAAGTTTCAGAAATAGCGATGAATTGGGGGAATCTCTTACAGTATGGATTAGGTAGTCTGCAACAACTTGATCTATTCAATTTCGGTGCATCTGATCGACTTGCCGTTTGGAGCATTTCAAGATTTATTGAGATTAATGATATTTCATATCGTGGTGCTGAGTTAATTCAAGAAATACGGATACAATCCTCTTCATTAATAGCCTTTTTATCGAATGACAGCAGAGTACCACAACTAAGTATTAACAGAATTCGGGCTGAAATTGGATTTTAA